Proteins encoded in a region of the Leopardus geoffroyi isolate Oge1 chromosome E2, O.geoffroyi_Oge1_pat1.0, whole genome shotgun sequence genome:
- the LOC123578489 gene encoding protein FAM90A27P-like: MLPGSGGCAEVPEGAALAKSTGASGPPPPLNQADDWAPGSSWFPVSGGDRGRGHPTLPVICSAGKKSGKRKTRKLPGRPQRKPQSACREPADSGAHLRRPTRPLPVQTNTKPSVLGPVPTCQPPARTADMRSSCPTRPLYKAPEVRACEPARRCGADLPCEDPKSSCRDQALISKSTAGWPEVSSRDVPPSARKTLALGPVCHRQAQAKHPPVDSKPRPQPATGTHGQSSKVSIQAQGKRSPQVPMQPSQNPPKKARFNFF; the protein is encoded by the exons ATGCTTCCTGGAAGCGGGGGCTGCGCTGAGGTCCCGGAAGGAGCTGCCTTGGCAAAGTCCACAGGGGCTTCGGGGCCTCCGCCGCCCCTAAACCAGGCCGACGACTGGGCTCCGGGGTCTTCTTGGTTCCCAGTCAGTGGTGGCGACCGGGGTCGGGGGCATCCGACACTTCCCGTGATTTGTTCCGCAGGCAAGAAGAGCGGAAAGAGAAAGACCCGGAAATTACCCGGGAGACCCCAGCGGAAGCCGCAGAGCGCCTGCAGGGAACCCGCGGACTCGGGCGCCCACCTGCGG CGCCCCACCAGGCCGTTGCCCGTCCAAACCAATACGAAGCCATCTGTCCTGGGCCCTGTCCCCACGTGTCAGCCACCTGCTAGGACAGCTGACATGCGGTCGTCCTGCCCTACACGGCCCCTCTATAAAGCCCCTGAAGTGCGTGCTTGTGAACCAGCCCGAAGATGCGGGGCGGACTTGCCCTGCGAAGATCCAAAGAGCTCCTGCCGGGACCAGGCTCTCATTTCCAAGTCGACAGCCGGCTGGCCTGAGGTTTCCTCCCGTGATGTTCCCCCGTCGGCCAGGAAGACACTGGCGCTGGGTCCTGTGTGTCACCGCCAGGCACAAGCCAAGCATCCTCCTGTGGACTCAAAGCCCCGCCCACAGCCTGCCACGGGAACACATGGCCAGAGCTCCAAAGTCAGCATCCAGGCACAGGGGAAGAGGTCTCCCCAGGTCCCCATGCAGCCTTCCCAGAACCCTCCAAAGAAAGCAAGATTCAACTTCTTCTAA